The Diospyros lotus cultivar Yz01 chromosome 15, ASM1463336v1, whole genome shotgun sequence genome has a window encoding:
- the LOC127791729 gene encoding glycine-rich protein 23-like, with the protein MKAYAIVLIVCGSVAALIIFLCCLCGGRRKKKPTKPPAAAAAARTVTPPIREARRDVEIGGVAKSSTGKDGGLMVLGGAAAAIAVATVVSSSGGCGGGGGGGGGDAGGGGGDGGDGGGGGGCGGGCGGGCGGGCGG; encoded by the coding sequence ATGAAAGCGTATGCCATTGTTCTCATAGTCTGCGGCTCTGTGGCTGCCTTGATTATATTCTTGTGCTGTCTCTGCGGTGGTCGCCGGAAAAAGAAGCCCACTAAGCCCCCCgccgcagcagcagcagcaaggaCCGTAACTCCGCCTATCCGGGAAGCTCGCCGAGACGTCGAGATAGGGGGGGTGGCCAAAAGCAGCACCGGGAAAGATGGCGGACTGATGGTTCTAGGAGGTGCTGCTGCTGCTATTGCGGTAGCAACTGTGGTCAGTAGCAGTGGTGggtgtggtggtggtggtggcggcGGAGGCGGAGACGCCGGCGGCGGTGGAGGAGACGGCGGAGACGGAGGCGGGGGCGGGGGTTGCGGCGGCGGTTGTGGCGGCGGTTGTGGCGGAGGTTGTGGAGGTTGA